DNA from Kineosporiaceae bacterium:
CTGGGTCATGCCACGCCGGTTGGTTCGCCCGCGCCACCGCCCGGCCAGCGTCCAGTAGAGCCGGGTCCAGATCGTGTCGGGCAGCCGGAACGACTCGGTGACCGCGGAGCCGACCGCGCTGGGCTCGATGTCGTATCGCCACGAGTTCGCCACCACGTCGCCCGGGCCCAGGACGTCGAACCCGAAGCTGCGGCCCGGCTCGCAGCTGGTCACGCGGCAGGTGGTCCAGTAGGTCGGCCCGCGCTCGTTGCGCTTGACATGGCCGCGGAACCTCGCGCCCAGCGCAGGTCCGGTGGCACCGTCGAGCCACTCGGCCTCGAACGTCTCCGGGCTCAACTCACCGATTCGGGTCACATCGGAGACGACTGCCCACACCTGATCGGGGGTCGCTGCCATGTCCACCGTCACCGCATCGCCCAGGCTCACGACCTCGACTCTAGGTGGCTTCTGCCGGGGCGGCGCGCCGTGTCTCGTGTCATGATCGGGCAGTGACCGAGCAGCCCTCCCGTGACCCCGACCAGACCCGGCCCGCCGGTACTCAACCGACCGCTGCCCAGCCCACGGTGGTGGTCGAGCGCGAGCGCGACTGGAGTACGCGGATCGTGCTGGTGCTGGTGACGATCGTGTTGCTGGCGCTGGCGGGGCTGCTCGCGGTCACCTGGATGCCCAGCTGGTGGGCGCACCGGGTGGGGGACGTGGCCGACGGCAAGTGGGGCTCGGGCACCTTCGCCGGTCTCACCTGTGGCTTCGTGTTCACCGCCATTCCTCTGCTGCTGGTGCGCCGGGTCTTCGCTCGGCACGGTCGCATCGCCGTCCGGCTGGTCTGGCTGTTGCTGGCGGTGTTGTTCGCCGCACCGAACCTGATCACGCTCGGGATCGTGCTCGGCAACGGCAACTCCGCCCATGCCGCCGAACGCACCTTCGACGTCGAGGCACCAGGCTTCCGGAACGCGACCGCGATCGGCGCGGCGGTGGCGGTCGTGTTCGTCGTGATGCTCTGGGCGCTGCTGGCCAGCCGCCGGCGTCGGTCGAGGCAGTTGCACGAGCGTGACGAGGAGCTCAAGGCGCTGCGCCAGCAGGTGGGGGACGGCGGCCACTGACCCGTCCTCGATTGTGTGCGGCGGAACTGGGCCTATGGCACCACTTTCGCCACACACAATCGTCGGGAGGCTCGCGTTGTCCACAGGGTGAGGGTGGGCGGCTGCGTTCGGGGGCGTGGCTGGGCAGGATGGCGGTGTGGAGTCGATGCCGCCGCGACGTCGTCGGGCTGAACTCGCCGCTCCGCTGGCTGCCCGGCATGGCGGTGTCGTGCATCGTCGTGATCTTCGGCGCGTGGGCATCGACGAGCAGGGGGTTCGTGCCGAGGTGGCTGCTGGTCGATGGGCCAAGGCGGGACGGCACACCGTGATCGCGGGTAGTGGACCGGTGCAGGGCGAGGGCCTGTTGGCAGGGGTCTGGGAGAGCGGATCAGGGGTGCTGGACGGTGTGGCTGCGCTGTTGGCCGTTGGGCTGAGGGGGATTCGACCCCGACGTGATCGATGTGTCGGTGCCTGCCGGCACGCATCCGGGGCGGCCGGCGGGCGTGCGGGTGCGTCGACGTCGGCGGATGCCTCCGGTGGCCACTGGTGGGCTACCCCGGGTGCGACGCGAGTGGGCCACGCTGCATGCTGCGCAGTGGGCTCGGACCGACCGCGCCGCAGCGCTGCTGGTGTGTCTGCCGGTGCAGCAACGGTTGGTCGAGCCCGGCCGGCTGCTCGCGGCGTGGGAGGCGACGATCTACAGTTCGCGCCGTGCTCTGCTCGACCAGGTGGTGCGTGATGTCTGCGATGGCGCGCAGTCGTTGGGTGAGCTCGACTTCGCCCGGCGCTGCCGTGAGCGTGGTCTGCCGGAGCCGGATCGTCAGGTGGTGCGTCGTGGGCCGGGTGGCCGGGTCTACCTCGACGTCGAGTTCACCGACGTGGGCCTGGTGGTGGAGATCGACGGTGGGCATCACGCGCAGGCGTTGAACCCGGTCGATGACGCATTGCGCCAGAACGAGGTGACCCTGGACCGACGCATGGTGCTCCGCATCCCCGTCCTCGGCCTGCGGCTGACCCCGGATGCCTTCATGGACCAGGTGGTCAGAGCGCATCACCTGGCCAGCACCCGAGCCGCCTGACCGACCTCGGCAACGATTGCGTGCGGCGGAACTGGGCCTATGGCACCACGTTCGCCACACACATTCTAGGCAACACGACCTGCCGACCCTGCAGGGGTGGCCAGGAGGAAGGCGGGGGGACCGAACTCCCTGCGGGCGAAGGACTCTGCCACGGCGCCCGCCACCCGGGGCGCGGCGTCCGCACGGACCAGCGCGATCGCCGAGCCGCCGAAGCCGCCGCCGGTCATCCGGGCACCCAGCGCGCCGGCAGCCAGCGCCGCCTCACAGGCCAGGTCGAGTTCGGCGCACGAGACCTCGTAGTCGTCGCGCAGCGAGGCGTGCGAGGCATCGAACAGTGGGCCGAGGGCGTCCAACCGGCCGGCTCGCAACACGTCCACCGCTGCGCGCACCCGGTCGATCTCGGTCACCACGTGGCGCACCCGGCGCCGGTGCTCCTCGGTGCCCAGCCGCGCCAGGGCGTCGTCCAGGGACTCGATCTCGACGTCGCGCAGCGACGTGACCCCCAGGTCGGCCGCGGCCTCACGGCACACCTCGCGCCGCGACCCGTACCGGCCGTCGACCAACGCATGGTGCACCCGGGTGTCCATCACCAGCACCGCCAACCCGGCCCTGGCCGCATCGAACGGCACCTGCTGCAGCGAGAAGTCGCGACAGTCCAGCGCCAGCGCATGCCCCGCCCGGGCCCGCAACGAGGCGGCCTGGTCCATGCCCCCGGTGGGTGCTCCGGCAATCTCGTTCTCGGCACGCACACACGAGCGCGCCAACCGGGCGCGGCCGGCGTCGTCCGCTCCCAGGCCGCACCCCGCCAGCTCGTCCAGGGCGATCGCCACGGCACACTCCAGGGCCGCGGACGACGACAGCCCGGCACCGACCGGCACCTCGCTGACCACAGCGGCCTCGAAACCGGTCAGAGCGCAACCCTGATCGAGCGCGAGCGCCCAGGGCACGCCGACGACATACCCGGCCCAGCCCGCCACCCGTCCGGGCGCCACCTCGGCCAGGGTCCCGCGCCAGGGCTCACCGGCCGTCGAGGTCACCTGCAGCACGTTGTCCGCACGGTGTCGCAGCGCGACGAACGTCCGGTGCGGCAAGGCCATCGGCAGGCACAACCCGTCGTTGTAGTCCACGTGTTCGCCGATCAGGTTCACCCGCCCGGGGGCTGCCCAGACACCGTCCGGCTCGCCGCCGAACGACTGGCGAAAGTCCGCGGTCACCTGCTCGACGCCCGCCCCGGCGTCCGGCGACGGGTACCAGTGGGCACCGCTCACGAGGCGACCTCGCGCAGCCGATCGGCGATCCGCTCCGGCACCGCGTCGTTCACCCACGCGCCCATGGCCGACTCCGACCCGGCCAGGTACTTCAGCTTGCCCGGCGCACGAAGCACCGAGAACAGTTGCAGGTGAAGGCGTCCCAGGTCGCGGTCGGCCCCGACCGGCGCCTGGTGCCACCCCGCGATGTAGGGCAGCGCGGGCACCCCGTCGAAGTACCGGTCACAGCGACGCAACAGCTCCAGGTACACCTCGGCGAGTTCGGCCCGCTCACCGTCGTCCAGCGCCGGCAGGTCCGGGACGTCGCGGTGGGGCGCCAGGTGCACCTCGACCGGCCAGCGAGCCGCAGCCGGGACGTAGGCCGTCCAGTGCTCGCCGCTGAGCACCACGCGGCTGCCCGCCCGTCGCTCGGCGTCCAGCACGTCGCGCAGCAGGTTGCCGCCGGTGGCGCGTCGATGCTGCTCGGCCAGACGCAGCATGGTCGCCGAGCGGGGTGGCACGTACGGGTAGGCGTAGATCTGGCCGTGCGGGTGGTGCAGCGTCACGCCGATCTCCTGCCCGCGGTTCTCGAAGCAGAACACCTGCTCCACCCCGGGCAGCGCCGACAACTCGGTGGTGCGGTCACACCAGGCCTCCACCACGGTGCGCACCCGCGGCGCGGACAGCGACGAGAAGGCCGCGCCGTGGTCGGAGGTGAAGCACACCACCTCGCAGCGGCCGGTGCCCGGCCGCAGCGGCCACAACGGCTCGCCGTCCAGCAGCCCGCCGGAACCCGGCGCCAGCGTGGCATCCATGCTGAGAGAAGGGAATCGGTTCTCGAAGACCACCACGTCGTAGTCGCTCGCCGGGATCTCCGAGGGAACCGTGCCGCCGCCGGTCGGGCACAGCGGGCACTCGTCCTTGGGTGGCAGGAACGTGCGGTCGTTGCGATGCGAGGCGATGACCACCCACTCACCGGTGAGTGGGTCGAAGCGCAACTGCGAGCCGATGCCCGCCTCCGGGCTGTGCCCCGGTGGCGTCAGCGGACGGGTGTCGACCGTCGCGCGGCTCGCCCGACCCGAGAGATAGGGCTCGGAATCGTCGAAGTAGAACAGCTCGCGGCCGTCGGCCAGATGATCGAGTGTCCTGCGGACCCGGCCGGTGGCCAGCGTGTGGGTCATCGTGCCTCCTGGGGGAGGGTGGCCCCGGTCGGGGCGAGGATCAGGCGGCCGACCTTGCCGGCGAGCACCCGGCCTGCCTCCTCGTCGAGCTGATCGTCGGTGACCAACACATCGACCTCGGTGAGCCGGGCCATCGTGCTCAGGCCCACCACGCCCCACTTGGTGCTGTCGGCGGTGACCACGACCTGCCGGGCGCAGGCGATGAGCGCCTGGTTGGTCTCGGACTCGACCAGGTTGGGGGTGGTGAACCCGGCCCGCTCGTCGAAACCGTGCACCCCGAGGAACAGCCAGTCCACGTGCAGCCGGCGCAGGGTGGCGACGGCCACCGTGCCGACCAGGGCGTCGGACGGCGTGCGCTCGCCGCCCGTCAGCACCACGGTCAGATCGTCTCGGGCGGACTCGTGCAGCACCTCGGCGACCGGCAGCGAGTTGGTCACCACGGTCAGATCGGGGACGGCACGCAGCTGCTGCGCGACGGCGTAGGTGGTGGTGCCGGCCGAGACCGCCACGCAGTCACCGGGGGAGACCAGCTGGGTCGCCGCGGCGGCGATCGCGGCCTTCTCGATCAGCTGCAGCGAGGACTTGACGTTGAACCCGGGCTCCTCGGCGCTGCGTCCGGAGACCGCAGTGGCGCCGCCGTGCACCCGCGAGACCAGCCCTTTGCGGGCGAGGATCGCGATGTCCCGCCGGATGGTCATGTCCGAGACGCCGAGCAGTTCCACCAGGTCGCTGACCCGGGCGCCCCCGGTGAGCTGTACCTGTTCGAGGATGCGCTCCTGCCGTTGCCGTGCGAGCACGCCGACACCTCCTTCCGCCAGGGGTCAACACTAGAACCGCACGCACCGTGAAAGTCAACAATCTCGAACATCGGAGCGTGTGGCATGTCGACGCGCCACGCGCTGACCCACCCCGCCAGTCGCGTTCGCATCAGTTCGATTACGAGGGTGCCAGCCACTTGACAGGCGGGAGATGTCCCAGACAAGGTATGCAACATTGTGAGGGGTCGTGTTGATTTCTGTTCGCCCCTCGATCGGTCGGTCGTGCCAGTGTCGGCACGCTGAAGGAGGCATGCATGTCCCGTCCCCAGTCCGAGGCCGAGTACCTGGCTCGCTTGGTTCCGCCGTCGGTCGCCGCGACCTCGTTCAACCGACGCGCGCTGCTGCGCGCGGGTGCGGGCCTGGGTGCCGCCGCAGGTGGCGCCGTCCTGCTCTCCGCGTGCGGCGGTTCCGACTCGTCGACCTCCGGTGCGACCAGTGCCGCTGCGTCCGGCGGCGCCTCCGCCGCCGGCGGTGGCGAGGTGAGCTTCGGCTCCAACGCCTCCGATGAGATCCCGAAGAAGGTCATCGCCGCCCTCGCGGACGGCTTC
Protein-coding regions in this window:
- a CDS encoding SRPBCC family protein, with the translated sequence MGDAVTVDMAATPDQVWAVVSDVTRIGELSPETFEAEWLDGATGPALGARFRGHVKRNERGPTYWTTCRVTSCEPGRSFGFDVLGPGDVVANSWRYDIEPSAVGSAVTESFRLPDTIWTRLYWTLAGRWRGRTNRRGMTQTLTRVKALVEA
- a CDS encoding permease; this encodes MTEQPSRDPDQTRPAGTQPTAAQPTVVVERERDWSTRIVLVLVTIVLLALAGLLAVTWMPSWWAHRVGDVADGKWGSGTFAGLTCGFVFTAIPLLLVRRVFARHGRIAVRLVWLLLAVLFAAPNLITLGIVLGNGNSAHAAERTFDVEAPGFRNATAIGAAVAVVFVVMLWALLASRRRRSRQLHERDEELKALRQQVGDGGH
- the galK gene encoding galactokinase, with translation MSGAHWYPSPDAGAGVEQVTADFRQSFGGEPDGVWAAPGRVNLIGEHVDYNDGLCLPMALPHRTFVALRHRADNVLQVTSTAGEPWRGTLAEVAPGRVAGWAGYVVGVPWALALDQGCALTGFEAAVVSEVPVGAGLSSSAALECAVAIALDELAGCGLGADDAGRARLARSCVRAENEIAGAPTGGMDQAASLRARAGHALALDCRDFSLQQVPFDAARAGLAVLVMDTRVHHALVDGRYGSRREVCREAAADLGVTSLRDVEIESLDDALARLGTEEHRRRVRHVVTEIDRVRAAVDVLRAGRLDALGPLFDASHASLRDDYEVSCAELDLACEAALAAGALGARMTGGGFGGSAIALVRADAAPRVAGAVAESFARREFGPPAFLLATPAGSAGRVA
- the galT gene encoding galactose-1-phosphate uridylyltransferase; its protein translation is MTHTLATGRVRRTLDHLADGRELFYFDDSEPYLSGRASRATVDTRPLTPPGHSPEAGIGSQLRFDPLTGEWVVIASHRNDRTFLPPKDECPLCPTGGGTVPSEIPASDYDVVVFENRFPSLSMDATLAPGSGGLLDGEPLWPLRPGTGRCEVVCFTSDHGAAFSSLSAPRVRTVVEAWCDRTTELSALPGVEQVFCFENRGQEIGVTLHHPHGQIYAYPYVPPRSATMLRLAEQHRRATGGNLLRDVLDAERRAGSRVVLSGEHWTAYVPAAARWPVEVHLAPHRDVPDLPALDDGERAELAEVYLELLRRCDRYFDGVPALPYIAGWHQAPVGADRDLGRLHLQLFSVLRAPGKLKYLAGSESAMGAWVNDAVPERIADRLREVAS
- a CDS encoding DeoR/GlpR transcriptional regulator; protein product: MLARQRQERILEQVQLTGGARVSDLVELLGVSDMTIRRDIAILARKGLVSRVHGGATAVSGRSAEEPGFNVKSSLQLIEKAAIAAAATQLVSPGDCVAVSAGTTTYAVAQQLRAVPDLTVVTNSLPVAEVLHESARDDLTVVLTGGERTPSDALVGTVAVATLRRLHVDWLFLGVHGFDERAGFTTPNLVESETNQALIACARQVVVTADSTKWGVVGLSTMARLTEVDVLVTDDQLDEEAGRVLAGKVGRLILAPTGATLPQEAR